The nucleotide sequence CTTTTTGTTATTATAAAAACTCTGGAAACTTATGTTTTTATTTTAAGCAGCCTTATCAGGATTTTTATAACATTGGCTATAGATTCCTTTATTGCATTTCTTTTAGGTATAGCTTCCGGTTTAAATAAAAATGTTGAAGATTTTTTATCGGCTCCCGAAAATATTTTAAAATCCAGCCCTACAATATCCGTTTTGCTTTTAGCCTTAATTTGGTTTAAATCGAATATGACGCCCATCTTTGTAACAAGTTTGATTGTTCTTCCTCTTCTGTATAGAAACATTGTAGACGGAGTAAAAAACATAGATAAAGGTCTGATAGAAATGTCTTACGATTTTAATGTTCCTTTTGGTAAAAGATTAAAAAGTTTATACCTTCCCTGCATAAGACCTTTTTTGAAGAACGGTTATATTTTAAGTACGGGCTTTGCCGTGAAGGTTGTTATAATGGCAGAGGTCTTAAGCCAGCCGAAATACGGCATAGGCTCTGCTTTTCAAACAGCTAAGATTCAGATTGAAACCGCCTCTATCTTTGCATGGACGGGAATAGCCGTCTTACTTGCCGCCTTCTTACAAAAGGGAGTAAAAAAAATTTTATAGTATAATGTTTCGATTTTAGTTTTCTGTATTCTTGACTTTTTCATATAAATTTAATATAAATATAGTAATCTATTTACAGCTTGGGGATGTTCCGGTTTCGACCGGAAAGACGGAGGCTTAAGCTGCAGGCGGAGTGCCGATCTCCTGATTCGGCAAACACTATAACTGCCGAAAATAACGACAGTTTCGATTACGCCTTAGCTGCATAATCGCGGAATCTGCTTTGCACTGCTCCGAGCGGGGCATGATTCCGACGCCAATCGGGGCTTGCTTTTTAGCGGTGTGTAAACGTTAAAAGGGACTTTTTTTACACTAAGGATTCGACGCTTTCGGTGCTGCTACCGGATCCCTACAACCACCTCGCACCGATAAGCCTGTAGACGCTTCTGATTCCCTTTTCGGGACGGGGGTTCAATTCCCCCCATCTCCATCAGCTTTTTAAGATTCTATACCACGCCTTGCCTGTACACCGTCGTTAAAATAGTGCTTTATCATCTTCATTTCGGTTACAAGGTCGGCCGCTTCAATTATTTTTTTATTTGCATAGCGGCCGGTTAAGACGAGTTCTACGGATTCGGGCTTGTTTTTGATAATATGCAGGATGCGTTCAATATCAAAAAGACCGTATAAAAGAGCAACATTTACTTCTTCCATAATTACAACATCGTACTCGCCCGACATAATTATCTTTTCAATCTTATCCAAGCCTTCATTTGCTCTTTGAATATCCTTTTCCGTAGGATCATTATGAACAAAGTGAGCTTCTCCGTATTGTTCTATTGTAAGATTGGGTAGATACTCAGGGGCTTTTAGCTCGCTGTAATTCATTCCCTTTAAAAATTGACCTATATAAACCTTGTATCCGGCACACACGGCTCTAAGAGCAAGCCCGAAAGCCGCTGTCGTTTTTCCCTTACCGTCTCCGGTATAAACTTGGACATAACCTTTTTTCATATTTCCCTCCAGAAAAATTAAGCAAATTTGCTATGCCTTGATTATACCAGCTTTTTGTTAAAGATACAATTACACGCCGTAACAAAGCCAAATAAGAATATAACCCATTACAACTGCAGTAAGGGTGTAAGGAACGCTCATCTTCATAAATTCGATGTTTTTTACCTGATGGCCTTCGTTTCTTAAAATACCGAGAGATGTAATATTTGCAGAAGCCCCAATTGGGGTAATGTTTCCGCCGAGAGTTGCTCCTGAAAGAAGTCCGAAAAACAAAATGGGTGAAGCTATATTAAGGCCTTCCGAAAGTATTTGTATAATAGGTATCATGGCAGCAACATATGGAATATTATCTACAAATGCAGAAATTAAAATCGAACCCCAAACTATTATTGTGTAAATAAAAAATACATTTGAGCCGAGGGTTAAAAACCAGTCCGCAATGGCCTGTATAACTCCGGCCCTTGTAACGGCTGCAATAACAGTAAAAAGCCCCATTAACAAAAAGAGGGTTTCAAAACTGAGTTCTTTTTTTACGACTTTTAAAATATCAAGTTTTTTTGTTTTTATGATGTTATAGATAATACCTACGATCATAAGGCCTGTACAAATTAACCCGTTTATTGTTTGGGGCTTTTTTTCCTCCGGTAAAAATGAGGCTCCAATCATAAGTATGACCATTACTATAAGCAAAATTGAAGGAAAATAATCCGTTACCTTGGTAAGTTCAACCTTATCCGGCTTTTGGACGGCTTTGCGGAAAATAAAATAGATAATTCCGGTGGCGGCAACAGCTGCAATTTCG is from Treponema denticola and encodes:
- a CDS encoding SLC13 family permease; amino-acid sequence: MVTDPLILAAVLFGLTYVLMITLTNHRPIVACSSALIFILLGILPYNEVFFAIDWNVILMIAGTMGLVALFTESKMPQRIADKIINNVPDVKWIIVCLSLFAGFISAFMDNVATVLMLAPIAVVLSKKLNMSPVKPIIAISISANLQGAATLVGDTTSILLGSHLNMTFFDFFWYLGKPSLFFAVEIAAVAATGIIYFIFRKAVQKPDKVELTKVTDYFPSILLIVMVILMIGASFLPEEKKPQTINGLICTGLMIVGIIYNIIKTKKLDILKVVKKELSFETLFLLMGLFTVIAAVTRAGVIQAIADWFLTLGSNVFFIYTIIVWGSILISAFVDNIPYVAAMIPIIQILSEGLNIASPILFFGLLSGATLGGNITPIGASANITSLGILRNEGHQVKNIEFMKMSVPYTLTAVVMGYILIWLCYGV
- a CDS encoding ABC transporter permease, which gives rise to MMLSTIKQNKFKIGGAFFCLILWEIFAQGLKAPLIIPSIKEILSALFVIIKTLETYVFILSSLIRIFITLAIDSFIAFLLGIASGLNKNVEDFLSAPENILKSSPTISVLLLALIWFKSNMTPIFVTSLIVLPLLYRNIVDGVKNIDKGLIEMSYDFNVPFGKRLKSLYLPCIRPFLKNGYILSTGFAVKVVIMAEVLSQPKYGIGSAFQTAKIQIETASIFAWTGIAVLLAAFLQKGVKKIL
- the cobO gene encoding cob(I)yrinic acid a,c-diamide adenosyltransferase — translated: MKKGYVQVYTGDGKGKTTAAFGLALRAVCAGYKVYIGQFLKGMNYSELKAPEYLPNLTIEQYGEAHFVHNDPTEKDIQRANEGLDKIEKIIMSGEYDVVIMEEVNVALLYGLFDIERILHIIKNKPESVELVLTGRYANKKIIEAADLVTEMKMIKHYFNDGVQARRGIES